AAGGCTGCGGCCAAGCTCGGTGTGGGCGTGGGTGACAAGCTGACCTTCGTCGCGCCGGAGGTCACCGTGACACCGGCCGGCATGTTCCCGCGCATGAAGCGCTTTACCGTGGTCGGTACCTTCCACGTCGGCGCCGGCGAGATCGACGGCTACCTTGGGTTGACCAACCTCACCGATCTGGCACGCCTGCATCGCTGGCAGCCGGACCAGGTGCAGGGCCTGCGCCTGAAGTTCAACGACCTGTTCGACGCGCCGCGCGGCGCCTGGGAAATCGCCCAGCACCTGGGTGAATCCCAGTACTACGCCCGCGACTGGACCCGCACCCACGGCAACCTGTACCAGGCCATCCGCATGGAAAAAGCCATGATCGGCCTGCTGCTGTTGTTGATCGTCGCAGTGGCTGCCTTCAACATCATCTCCACGCTGGTGATGGTGGTGAACGACAAGAAGGGCGACATCGCCATCCTGCGTACCCTGGGCGCCACGCCGGGGCAGATCATGGCGATCTTCATGGTGCAGGGCACCGTGATCGGCGTGGTCGGCACCCTGATCGGTACCGCCGTCGGGATTCTCGCCGCGTTGAATGTCAGCGCCGCCATCGCCCTGCTTGAAAAAGTACTCGGCCACAAATTCCTCAACGCCGACGTCTACTTCATCGACTACCTGCCGTCCCAGGTTCAGGCCCAGGATGTGCTGATGGTGGGCGGTGCCGCGTTGGTCCTGAGTTTCCTTGCCACCCTGTATCCAGCCTGGCGCGCGGCACGTACCCAGCCAGCACAGGCATTACGTTATGAGTGAATCGGGCATGAGTGAAAAAGCAATCCTGAGCTGCCGCAACCTGGGCAAATCCTACGAGGAAGGCCCGGAATCCGTGGTGGTGCTGGCCAACCTGCAACTTGAACTGCATCCGGGCGAACGCGTGGCGATCGTCGGCAGTTCCGGTTCCGGCAAAAGTACCTTGCTCAACCTGTTGGGCGGCCTCGATACGCCGTCCCAGGGCAGCGTATGGCTGGCCGGTGAAGAGCTGTCGGCCCTGAATGAAAAGGCCCGTGGCCAGTTGCGCAACCGTTCGCTGGGTTTTGTGTACCAGTTCCACCACCTGCTGCCGGAATTCACCGCCCTGGAAAACGTGTGCATGCCGCTGCTGATCGGCAAGACCGCGATCCCCGAGGCGCGCCAGCGTGCCACCGCCTTGCTGGAGCGCGTCGGCCTCGGCCATCGCCTGGAGCACAAGCCGGCCGAGCTGTCCGGTGGTGAGCGTCAGCGTGTGGCCATCGCCCGTGCCCTGGTGAACAACCCGGGGCTGGTGATGCTCGACGAGCCGACCGGCAACCTCGACTCCCACACCGCTCAGGGCATCAAGGACTTGATGCTGGAGCTGAGCACCCAGATGCGCACCGCGTTCCTGGTGGTGACCCATGACATGAGCATGGCCCGTCAGATGGACCGCGTACTGCATCTGCAGGAAGGTCATCTGGTCGCTATCTGAGTGGCTGCAAGCCCGGTTTTTCGAGGCCGGGCTTTTTTATTTTTTCAGGCGGTGCAAGCGAATGTTCAGACCGTTATCGATTTTCATCGGCACGCGCTATACCCGCGCCAAACGCCGCAACCGTTTTGTCTCGTTTATCTCGATGACCTCAATGATCGGCCTCGCCCTGGGCGTATTGGCGATGATCGTGGTGCTCTCGGTGATGAACGGCTTCCAGCGCGAAATGAGCTCGCGCATCCTCGGCATGGTGCCCCACGCTACGATCGTCGGCGTCAAGCCGATCGATGACTGGCAACCGGTAGCCGCTGCCGCGATGAAGAACCCGCAAGTGACGGCGGCGGTACCGTTCACACAGATGGACGGCATGTTCTCCTACAAGGGCGCGATGCAGCCGATTGAGATCAGCGGCGTCGATCCGGCCCAGGAAGGCAAGGTGTCGATCGTGGCCAAGCACATCGTGCGCGGCAAACTGGACGACCTGAAGCCCGGTGAGTTCGGTGTGGTGATCGGCGACATCACCGCACGCCGCTTCCGCCTCAACGTGGGCGACAAACTGACCTTGATCGTGCCGGAAATCAGCACCGCGCCGGGCGGCATCACCCCGCGCATGCAGCGCTTGAACGTGGTGGGTATCTTCAAGGTGGGCGCCGAGCTGGACGGCTCCATGGCCTTGATCAATATGGCCGACGCGGCCGAAATACAGCATTGGCAACCCAACCAGGTGCAGAGCGTGCGCCTGGCGGTGACCGACCTGTACGCGGCGCCCAAGGTCTCGGCGGACATCGCCGCCAGCCTCGGCGCGGGGTATAAGGCGGACGACTGGACCCACACCCAGGGCAGCCTGTTCAGTGCGATGAAGATGGAAAAAACCATGATCGGCCTGCTGCTGCTGATGATCGTTGCGGTGGCCGCCTTCAACATCATCGCCACCTTGATCATGGTGGTGAACGACAAGGGCGCCGACATTGCGATCCTGCGCACCATCGGCGCCACGCCTCGGCAGATCATGGCGATCTTCATGGTGCAGGGCACGGTGATCGGCGTGGTCGGCACCCTCATCGGCGGCGTGCTGGGGGTGCTTGCGGCGCTGAACGTGAGCGAACTGGTGGGCTGGCTGGAGCGGGTGAGCGGGCAGCACATCTTCAGTTCGGATGTGTACTTCGTCAGTAACCTGCCGTCCGAGCTGCAAGGGGGTGATGTGTTGCTGATTTGCTCGGCGGGGTTTGTGCTGAGCTTCCTGGCGACAATTTACCCGGCGTATCGGGCGGCGAAGATTGAGCCGGCGCATGCGCTCAGGTATTCGTAGCGGATGAGACCGCTATCGGGGGCAAGCCCCCTCCCACATTTTGACCTCTTTTCTCCTGAATAAACGCGGTCCACTGTGGGAGGGGGCTTGCCCCCGATGGGGCCGGCCCGGCTTGCATCAATCTTCCCTGGGCAACTCAATCACAAACCGCGCCCACCCCGCCTCAGACTCACAATAAATCCTCCCCCCATGCGCCCGCACAATCGACTGGGTGATCGCCAGCCCAAGCCCCGCATGCTCGCTGCTGCCTTCGCGCCGCGCCGGATCGGCCCGGTAGAAGCGATCGAACAGCTTGGGTAACACATCTTTCGAAATGCCCTCTCCGGTATTTTCCACCGTCAGCCTCACGCAGCGTTCATCGTCTGCCAGGCGTACCCGCACCTCACCGCCCGCCGGGGTAAACCTGAGTGCGTTCTCCAGCAGATTGGACAAGGCCCGGCGCAACATGCCGCGATCACCGGCCGCGTGGGCATGGCCTTCACATATCAACGAAACCTGCGCGTCTTCGGCCAGCAGCGCAAAAAACTCCAGCAACGCCTCCACTTCATCGGCCAGTGCCAACGGCTCGCGCCTGGGGGTCAGCAAACCGTGATCGGCTTTGGCCAGGTACAGCATGTCGTTGACCAATTGCGCCATCCACTGCAATTCCTCCAGGTTGCTGTGCAGTGCTTCGCGGTAATCCTCCAGTGGGCGCGGCTGGGTGAGGATGACCTGGGTCTGGGTCAGCAGGTTCGACAGCGGTGTGCGCAGTTCATGGGCGATATCGGCGGAGAAGGCCGACAGACGCTGGAATGCATCGTCCAGCCGCCCCAGCATGGCATTGAAGGTCTGCGCCAGCTCGGCCAACTCGACCGGCATCTGCTGCTGCGGCAAGCGTTGCGTCAGGGAATGGGCGGACACGCCAGCGGCGACCTCGCCCATGCGCCGCAAGGGCCGCAGCCCGCTGCGCGCCGCCCAGGCGCCGAGCAGTGCGGTGGCCAGGGCCGAGAGGCCGACGGTCAGCCAGATCAAGCGCTGCATGCGTTGCAGGAAATGCTGGTGGTGGGTGATGTCGAGTATCAGGGTCAACTGCGCTGAGTCAGGTTGGCCGGGGTTCAAGGGCGCGTTGTACACGCGATAGGCGGTGTCTGCCTGTTGCAGGCTGTGCAGGCCGGGCCCCGCGGGCAACGTAACGCCCGGTGCCTGGTCAAGCCAGCGCTGGTCGCTCGCCGTGATGCGCAAGGTGAGGTCGGGCTGATGGCTGAGGTCGGCGCGCAGTTGGGGTTCGCGTTGGGTGAAGGCGTGCGGCGAGTCGACACCCTGCAACGTGCTGCGCAGCGCCACCAGCCGGCTGTCCAATTGTTGCTGGTCCAGCTCGATAAAGTGCGCTTCGCTGGCGTGGTTGAACAACACGCCGGCGAACAGCGAAACCACGGCGGTGCACGCGGCAAACAGCAGTGCCAGGCGGCTGGCGAGGGACAGACGCTGGATCAAGAGAAGCGCTCCTCCAGTACATAGCCCATGCCGCGCACGGTGTGGATCAGCTTGTTGGGAAAGGCGTCGTCGACTTTCAGGCGCAGGCGGCGGATCGCCACTTCGATGATGTTGGTGTCGCTGTCGAAATTCATGTCCCACACCTGCGAGGCGATCAGCGACTTGGGCAGCACTTCGCCCTGGCGGCGCAGCAGCAGTTCCAGCAGGGAAAACTCCTTGGCGGTGAGGTCGATACGCTGGCCGCTGCGTTCGACGCGGCGGCGGATCAGGTCCAGGCGCAGGTCGGCCAGTTGCAGGTGGGTGTCCTGCGGCGCGCTGCCGCCACGCCGTAACAGGCTGCGCACGCGGGCGAGCAGCTCGGAGAAGGCGAAGGGCTTGACCAGGTAATCGTCGGCGCCCAGCTCCAGGCCGTGGACGCGATCCTCCACCGCGTCGCGTGCGGTAAGAAACAGCACGGGAATGTCCAGGCCGGCACTGCGCACCGCTTGCAGGATTTGCCAGCCATCACGACCGGGCAGCATCACATCGAGGATCAGCAAGTCATAGTCGCCGGTCAGCGCCAGGTGCTGCCCACTGGTGCCGTCGGCCACCAACTCGGTGGTAAACCCGGCCTCGGCCAGGCCCTGGCGCAGATAGTGGCCGGTTTTCGGTTGGTCTTCGACAATCAGCAGTTTCATGTAAGGCTCTTGGCAAAGGATGGACGCTTCCCTGTAGGAGCGAGCTCGCTCGCGAAAAACGTCAACGATAACGCGTACTCTCTGGCTTGACGCGGCGTGCTGATGTTCTTCGCGAGCAAGCTCGCTCCTACTACAATAAGCGGCTGAGCGCGCCAACGGGGTAACCTGACAAAGTTGTAATCTAGCAGTCAGCTCGCTGGCAGCGGGCTTATCTTAGAGTGCTGCCCGAGCGGGTTATGTATTTTTGGAGAAGAGAGATGGCGTTGCGTACACCCCTGTTGCTGGCGGGCTGCCTGTTGGCGTTGAGCTTCAATGCACTGGCTGATGCGTCTCGCACCTACGCGTTTGGCCAACCGGCACCGGCTGACAAAGCCACACGTACGGTGGAGGTGACGCTGCAGGATATTTCCTTCTCGCCTAAGTCCCTGGACGTAAAGGCCGGTGAGACCGTTCGTTTTGTACTGGTCAACAAAGGCCAGTTGCTCCACGAATTCAACCTGGGCGACGCGGCCATGCACGCCGAACACCAGAAGGAGATGTTGCAGATGCAGGCCAGCGGCATGTTGACGGCCACCGGCATGGGAGCCATGGACCACAGTAAAATGGGGCACGGCGCGATGAAGCACGATGATCCGAACAGCGTGTTGGTCGAACCCGGCAAAACCGCCGAGATGACGTGGACCTTTAGCAAGGCCACCGGCCTGGAGTTCGCCTGCAATCTGCCCGGGCATTACCAGGCGGGCATGGTGGGCACGCTGACCGTTGAGTAAGGCGTTCCTTAAGGGCGGGAGCAAAGGCTGGTAGACTGGCGCGGTTTATTTAGCCAGGTTTCCGCCATGCATCCCGCAGCCGAACATTCGCCGCTGGGCAAGTCCAGTGAATACATTTGCACCTACACCCCTTCGTTGCTGTTCCCGATCCCTCGCGCCGCCAAGTGGGCCGAGCTGGGCCTGAGCGCCGAGACCCTGCCTTACAAGGGCGTGGATTTCTGGAACTGCTTCGAACTGTCCTGGTTGCTGCCGTCCGGTAAGCCGGTGGTGGCCATCGGTGAGTTCAGCATCCCGGCCGACTCGCCGAACATCATCGAGTCCAAGTCCTTCAAGCTGTACCTCAACTCGTTGAACCAGACCGCGTTTGCCGATACACATCAGCTGGAAGAAACCCTGCGCAACGACCTCAGCGCCGCCGCCGGCAAGCCGGTCAGCGTGCGCATCCGCAGCCTGGCCGAAATCGAAGCGCAAGGCGTGATGGCATTGCCGGGCGTGTGCATTGATGATCTGGATATCAGCGTCAGCAACTACGAGCACCCGCGTCCGGAGCTGTTGCGCTGTGATGACTCGCGTGTAATGGAGGAGAGCGTGCACAGCCACCTGCTCAAATCCAACTGCCCGGTCACCAGCCAGCCCGATTGGGGCAGTGTGGTGGTGGAGTACCGTGGCGCGGCGCTGGATCACGCCAGCCTGCTGGAGTACCTGGTGAGCTTCCGTCAGCACTCGGACTTCCATGAACAGTGCGTGGAGCGCATCTTTCTGGACCTGCAGCGCTTGCTCAAGCCGGCGAAATTGACTGTGTATGCGCGGTATGTGCGTCGGGGTGGGCTGGATATCAACCCGTATCGCAGTACCGAGGATGTGGCGTTCCAGAACGTACGCCTGGCGCGCCAGTAAGCCTGCACACAAAACCAAATGTGGGAGGGGGTTTGCCCCCGATTGCAGGGGGTCAGACACAGATGCTGTGACTGACACTCCGCTATCGGGGGCAAGCCCCCTCCCACATTTTGGATCTGCGCTTGGCTCGCGGGCAGGTTAGATGCCGATGTTGCCCAGCGTTATCACGATGTTGCGCAGTGTCCCGGCAATACCTGGATGGTCCAGTTCAAAACCTTCCACTGCCCGATTTACATCGTCAGCGATGCTGGGTGTCTGGGTGGCCGGCTCCAGTTGCAACTGCACGTCGAATTTGGCAACCAGCTCTTCAAGTGCTTCACGTTTTTCCGCGGGCAACTCTGGATGGTCGATCAGTTGCTGGCGCACGATATCGGCCTGCTGTTGTAACTTCTCGCGATCAGGCATGACATTCTTTCCTTTTATCGATAGGCACTGGCATAGACCGCGGCACGCCGGGAAAGGTCTACGAACTGACCTGTAGATTAAGCCACCGGCGCCAACTGTGCATGATCCTTGTCAGGGCTTCTCGCCTTTGAGCCGGCGCAGGCGGATGTCGGCCAGGCAGGTGCCGAGTTCGCCGAGGTGATCGATCACCGAGTGCACGCCTAATCCATAGAGCGCCACGGTGGCCTTGCCGCGCTTGTGCTCGCGCTCCTTTTCGCTCAGCGCCTGCCATTGTTCCGGCGCCACGCCGCACAGCGAGCCGCAGGAGGCCAGGCCGATGGTCCACAGCCCGGCGTTCAGGCCCGATTGCAGCAGGCGCGGTTCGCCGCTGACCAGCACGCAGCCCGCCAGTTGTGTGATGTTCAGCTCCATCAAGGCTTGCCAGCAGGCGTGGGGCGCCGGCCAGCGAATGGTGGAAGGCGAGGTAGCCTTGAGCCAGGCGGGCAGGGCGGTGGCCAGTGGGGTGGTGACCGAAGGGGGTAATTCATCCAGCCAGGCGCAGGGCACGCCTTGCTCCTTCAGGCTGCGCAGAATTTTCAGCGCTCCGGGGGTGGCCTGGGAATCGGGGGAGGGTGAGTCGCTGCGGGCCTGGGAACCGAAATCCACCAGGCAGCCACTCAGGCCAAACAACACGGCGGTCAACGCGGGGGCAGTGGCGACGGCTATCTCGGCATGTGGCATCTGAACGTCCCTGAAATAGCTGCAACGCTATCGGGGCGGCATGACAGGTGGATGACATTCGGGTGCATTTGTAGGAATTTTGTTCAAATCATGAAAGTCGTTTCGTTGCGACTGCCTAAATCGACACTTACGTCATATACTGACGGCCTTATTCAGGGCATAGCGCCCATGACAGACCATTCAAGGAGCAAAAGCTATGCGCTGGAGCCAGTACTTCGCTCAGTTGTCGGTGTGTGCCACCGTCCTGTTGGCACCGTTCGCCGCCCAGGCTGCGACGGAAGATGATCCGTGGGAAGGCGTCAACCGCCCCATCTTCACCTTCAACGATACCGTTGATACCTACGCCCTCAAGCCCATCGCCCAAGGCTATCAGTTCGTCACCCCGCAATTTGTGCAGGACGGCGTTCACAACTTCTTCCGCAACATCGGCGATGTCGGCAACCTGGCCAACAACGTGCTGCAACTCAAGCCGCACAATGCTGGCGTCGACACCGCTCGTCTGCTGGTCAACACCACGTTCGGCGTGCTGGGCTTTATCGATGTCGGCACCAAAATGGGGCTGCAGCGCAGCGATGAAGACTTCGGCCAGACCCTCGGCTACTGGGGCGTTGGCAGCGGCCCGTACGTGATGCTGCCGTTGCTGGGCCCAAGCACTCTGCGTGATGCGCCGTCCAAGTATGTGGACAGCTACACCCAGCCGTACCGTTACATGGATGATGTGTCCGTGCGTAACAGCGTCATGGGCCTCAACCTTGTCGACACCCGTGCCAGCCTGCTCGACAGCGAGAAGCTGATCAGCGGCGACAAGTACACCTTTATCCGTAACGCTTACCTGCAGAACCGTGAGTTCAAGGTCAAGGACGGCAAGGTTGTCGACGACTTTTAAGCTGTGACGTTTTGAAATAAAAAAAGGCGACCTTTGAGCGGTCGCCTTTTTTATGCGCGCTGATCAGCGCATGTTCAAAATCTTCAGGCCCAGTTGCTGCTCATCGCCTACGGTCTTGGCCCACACCACCTCGGTATCGGCCTCAAGGCCCTTGAGCGCGGCGTGCTCTGAATCGATGCGCACGGTGAGCCGGTCGCCCACATTGAACTGGCGAGGTGCCTGCACCTGCATGCCGGAGCTGGACAGGTCCAGGCAGACCCCTGCAATCTCTTGCCCGGCGTGGATCAAGGACACATCGGCATCCACCCGCATGCGGATGAAGTCGCGTTTTTCGGCGTAGTCGCGCTCATGTTCGCTCACAGCATCCGTCCTTACTTTGGGTTGTGGTGATGAACGTTCTTATAACTCCCGGTGATTTGCGGTGTAAAGACGTTCGGCGACCATCGGCATGAGCTTGAAACCCCTCACGGATGGGAGTACCGTCTGCGCCTTAGAAGGGCACCTCTGCTTTACGGTTGTGCATGGGATAAATCCCAATGCTTTGTAGGACAGAGAGGCTAGAAAGCGAATCCAGTACGTGAGCCCGGCCATTGTCGAGCCACCTACGCCAACCTAATTCTGGCGCCGTTTGCCCACATGCAAAAAACCAGTGCCACGCTGCTGATAATCGATGACGACGAAGTAGTGCGCGCGAGCCTCGCGGCCTATTTGGAAGACAGTGGCTTCAGCGTCCTGCAGGCCGGCAACGGCCAACAGGGTCTTCAGGTATTCGAGCGCGACCAGCCCGACCTCGTGATCTGCGACCTGCGCATGCCCCAGATGGGCGGCCTCGAGCTGATTCGCCAGGTGACCGAGCGTGCTCCACAAACGCCGGTGATTGTCGTGTCCGGTGCCGGGGTCATGAATGACGCCGTTGAAGCCCTGCGCCTGGGCGCCGCCGATTACCTGATCAAACCCCTGGAAGACCTGGCAGTGCTGGAGCACTCGGTGCGTCGCGCCCTGGACCGTGCACGCCTGCTGCAGGAAAACCAGCGCTACCGCGATAAGCTCGAGACCGCCAATCGCGAGCTCGAAGCCAGCCTGAACCTGCTTCAGGAAGACCAGAACGCCGGTCGCCAGGTGCAGATGAACATGCTGCCGGTCAGCCCCTGGACCATCGACGATTTCCAGTTCGCGCACCAGATCATCCCGTCGTTGTACCTGTCGGGGGATTTTGTCGACTATTTCCGTGTGGATGAGCGGCGTGTGGCGTTCTACCTGGCCGACGTGTCCGGCCACGGCGCATCCTCTGCATTTGTCACCGTGTTGTTGAAGTTCATGACCACGCGGTTGTTGTTCGAATCCAAGCGCAATGGCACCTTGCCGGAGTTCACCCCCTCCGAGGTGCTGGGCCACATCAACCGGGGCCTGATCAGCTGCAAGCTGGGCAAGCACGTAACGATGGTCGGCGGCGTGATCGATGAAGAAACCGGTCTTTTGACCTACAGCATTGGCGGTCACCTGCCGATGCCTGTTTTGTACACTCCTGACAGTGTGCGCTACCTGGAAGGGCGTGGCCTGCCGGTGGGCTTGTTCAATGAAGCCACCTACGAAGACCACATTCTGGAACTGCCGCCGACCTTCAGCCTGACGCTGATGTCCGACGGCATCCTGGACCTTCTTCCAGAGCCTACACTCAAAGAGAAAGAAGCCGCCTTGCCCCAAAAGGTCAAGTCGGCGGGCGGCAGCCTGGATGGTCTGCGGCAGGTTTTTGGATTGGCCACGCTAGGGGAGATGCCGGATGATATCGCCCTATTGGTGTTGAGCAGGAATCTTTGATGAGTACCGGAAGAATCCAATTCGCCGAGCAAGACGGGACCTTCGTCCTCAAATTTGTCGGTGAAGTGCGCCTGACCCTGTGTTCGGCGCTGGATGCGACGATCGAGCGGATCTTCACAGCGCTGAACTTCTCGGCGATCGTGATCGATCTGACCGAAACCCGCAGCATCGACAGCACCACCCTGGGCCTGTTGGCCAAATTGTCCATTCTGTCGCGGCAGAAGGTCGGCCTGTTGCCGACCGTGGTCACCACCCACGAAGACATCACCCGGCTGCTGCAGTCCATGGGGTTTGACCAGGTGTTCAACATCGTTGACCGCCCGATCCCCTGCCCGGAATGCCTGACCGACCTGCCGTCCCAGGACCAGTCCGAGGAAATCGTACGGATCAAGGTGCTTGAAGCGCACAAGATCCTGATGGACCTGAACGAGTCCAACCGCGAAGCCTTCCACGACCTGGTCAACGCCCTGGAACGCCACTGACGGCTTCCCTATCGAAACACATACCAATGTGGGAGGGGGCAAGCCCCCTCCCACATTTAATCTGCGACTGGGTTGAGACTGGCTTTCACAAAAAAGGGCGACACCCACCAAGGTGCCGCCCTTTTTGCCGCTATCCGCTTTTACAGCTTGGCCGACAACAACGCCTCCAGCTTCTCCTGATCCCGCGCAAACTGACGAATCCCCTCCGCCAGCTTCTCGGTCGCCATCGCATCCTCGTTGGACTCCCAACGGAACTGCGCTTCAGTCATATGCACCCGCGCTTCACCGGCGTGCCCTGGCGACAACTTGCGCTCCAGCTTGCCTTCATCCGCCGCCAGCTTCTCCAGCAGGTCCGGGCTGATAGTCAGGCGATCACACCCGGCCAGCTCTTCGATCTGGCTGAGGTTACGGAAGCTCGCACCCATCACCACCGTCTTGTAGCCATTGGCCTTGTAGTAGTTGTAGATGCGCGTCACCGACTGCACACCCGGGTCATCGGAACCGGTGTAGTCGTTGCCGTTGGCCTTCTTGTACCAATCGTAGATACGGCCCACGAACGGCGAAATCAGGAACACACCCGCTTCGGCACAGGCCACGGCCTGGGCGAAGGAGAACAGCAGCGTCAGGTTGGTCTGGATGCCTTCTTTTTCCAGCTTCTCCGCCGCGCGGATGCCTTCCCAGGTCGAAGCGATCTTGATCAGCACACGGTCACGGCTGACGCCGGCTTTGTCGTACAGGTCGATCAGACGGTGCGCACGCTTGAGAATCGCGTCTTCGTCGAACGACAGGCGGGCATCCACCTCGGTGGAAATCCGGCCCGGTACTACTTTGAGAATCTCTTGACCCACCGCCACCGCAAAGCGGTCACTGGCCAGGCCAACATCGCCGTTGCAGTCCTGCACACACTCGTCCAGCAGCTTGGCATAGCCTGGAATCGATGAAGCCTTGAGCAGCAGGGAAGGGTTGGTGGTCGCGTCTTGCGGCTTGAGCTTGGCGAGGGTGGAAAAATCGCCGGTATCGGCTACGACGGTGGTGAATTGCTTGAGTTGTTCCAGCTTGGAAGTCATGGGCGTGCTCTGTCCTGTGGGTCTGATGACATTACCCGAGCGCTGGCAGGCGCTCAAGGGCGCAAATACGTTCGGTCGTTTGCGCGGGGCAACAACCTGAAAACAGCCGTTAAATACCGGCCGTACTGCTCAATAGGAGGCCAGAATCGATGGCAGGTTCAACCCAACTGCCCGATAGCGCCTTCATCGCCACTGGGCTTGCCCCAATACTGTAGGAGCGAGCTTGCTCGCGAAAAACGTCAACGATAACGCGTGCGTTCTGAATAAGCGCGGCGGCTATGGATTTTTCGCGAGCAAGCTCGCTCCTACAAAAGCCCATCAGCTACCCACTTACCGCCCCTCCAACAATTCCCCAGCCCGATCCAGCAACGCCAGCGGATCCGCCGCCTTATGAATATCCACCGACAACAACTGCCTGAACCTGCGCGCCCCCGGAAACCCGGTGCCCAACCCCAACACATGCCGGGTAATATGATGCATCGTCCCACCACTGGCCAAATGCTCAGCGATATAAGGCCGCAATTGCACCAACGCCTCCGCCCGGCTGATCACCGGCGCTTCACTGCCAAACAACCGCTGGTCCACCTCCGCCAGCAGATAAGGATTGTGATAAGCCTCCCGCCCCAGCATCACCCCATCAAACGTCTGCAAATGCTCCTCGCACTGCTCCAACGTCTTGATCCCACCGTTAAGATTGATCTCCAACGCCGGAAAATCCCGCTTCAACTGCGCCGCAACGTCATAACGCAACGGCGGAATGTCCCGGTTCTCCTTGGGCGACAACCCCTCCAGAATCGCAATGCGCGCATGCACGGTAAAACTGGTACAACCGGCATCCTTCACCGTCCCGACGAAATCACACAACTCGGCATAACTGTCCCGCCCATTGATGCCGATACGGTGCTTCACCGTCACCGGAATCGACACCGCGTCACGCATCGCCTTCACGCAGTCAGC
This genomic stretch from Pseudomonas orientalis harbors:
- the rssB gene encoding two-component system response regulator RssB, translated to MQKTSATLLIIDDDEVVRASLAAYLEDSGFSVLQAGNGQQGLQVFERDQPDLVICDLRMPQMGGLELIRQVTERAPQTPVIVVSGAGVMNDAVEALRLGAADYLIKPLEDLAVLEHSVRRALDRARLLQENQRYRDKLETANRELEASLNLLQEDQNAGRQVQMNMLPVSPWTIDDFQFAHQIIPSLYLSGDFVDYFRVDERRVAFYLADVSGHGASSAFVTVLLKFMTTRLLFESKRNGTLPEFTPSEVLGHINRGLISCKLGKHVTMVGGVIDEETGLLTYSIGGHLPMPVLYTPDSVRYLEGRGLPVGLFNEATYEDHILELPPTFSLTLMSDGILDLLPEPTLKEKEAALPQKVKSAGGSLDGLRQVFGLATLGEMPDDIALLVLSRNL
- the tal gene encoding transaldolase encodes the protein MTSKLEQLKQFTTVVADTGDFSTLAKLKPQDATTNPSLLLKASSIPGYAKLLDECVQDCNGDVGLASDRFAVAVGQEILKVVPGRISTEVDARLSFDEDAILKRAHRLIDLYDKAGVSRDRVLIKIASTWEGIRAAEKLEKEGIQTNLTLLFSFAQAVACAEAGVFLISPFVGRIYDWYKKANGNDYTGSDDPGVQSVTRIYNYYKANGYKTVVMGASFRNLSQIEELAGCDRLTISPDLLEKLAADEGKLERKLSPGHAGEARVHMTEAQFRWESNEDAMATEKLAEGIRQFARDQEKLEALLSAKL
- a CDS encoding PilZ domain-containing protein, producing MSEHERDYAEKRDFIRMRVDADVSLIHAGQEIAGVCLDLSSSGMQVQAPRQFNVGDRLTVRIDSEHAALKGLEADTEVVWAKTVGDEQQLGLKILNMR
- the rssC gene encoding anti-sigma factor antagonist RssC, coding for MSTGRIQFAEQDGTFVLKFVGEVRLTLCSALDATIERIFTALNFSAIVIDLTETRSIDSTTLGLLAKLSILSRQKVGLLPTVVTTHEDITRLLQSMGFDQVFNIVDRPIPCPECLTDLPSQDQSEEIVRIKVLEAHKILMDLNESNREAFHDLVNALERH
- the dusA gene encoding tRNA dihydrouridine(20/20a) synthase DusA, whose product is MPLQSALSRRFSVAPMMDWTDRHCRYFLRLLSKHALLYTEMVTTGAILHGDHERFLRHNEAEHPLALQLGGSVPADLAACARMAEAAGYDEVNLNVGCPSDRVQNNMIGAILMAHPALVADCVKAMRDAVSIPVTVKHRIGINGRDSYAELCDFVGTVKDAGCTSFTVHARIAILEGLSPKENRDIPPLRYDVAAQLKRDFPALEINLNGGIKTLEQCEEHLQTFDGVMLGREAYHNPYLLAEVDQRLFGSEAPVISRAEALVQLRPYIAEHLASGGTMHHITRHVLGLGTGFPGARRFRQLLSVDIHKAADPLALLDRAGELLEGR
- a CDS encoding HAD family phosphatase is translated as MPHAEIAVATAPALTAVLFGLSGCLVDFGSQARSDSPSPDSQATPGALKILRSLKEQGVPCAWLDELPPSVTTPLATALPAWLKATSPSTIRWPAPHACWQALMELNITQLAGCVLVSGEPRLLQSGLNAGLWTIGLASCGSLCGVAPEQWQALSEKEREHKRGKATVALYGLGVHSVIDHLGELGTCLADIRLRRLKGEKP
- a CDS encoding MlaA family lipoprotein, whose translation is MRWSQYFAQLSVCATVLLAPFAAQAATEDDPWEGVNRPIFTFNDTVDTYALKPIAQGYQFVTPQFVQDGVHNFFRNIGDVGNLANNVLQLKPHNAGVDTARLLVNTTFGVLGFIDVGTKMGLQRSDEDFGQTLGYWGVGSGPYVMLPLLGPSTLRDAPSKYVDSYTQPYRYMDDVSVRNSVMGLNLVDTRASLLDSEKLISGDKYTFIRNAYLQNREFKVKDGKVVDDF